One genomic window of Bacteroidales bacterium includes the following:
- a CDS encoding TonB-dependent receptor, giving the protein MKKSVLTNIPTTLFIVCIFFLSAFKSETDSGTITGKLVSDSVSTPVSFASVALLNSDSSLVTGVITDDQGRFQFTNLPYGKYHVKVSFVGYQTVSVKDIEVTRQNKVVDLKEVKMDESVKSIDAAVVVGQRLKGEEKVDKTVFTLNDDIRKASTTAIDALKHIPSVSVDFQNNVSLEGQSNIQFYVDGVLRTKEYVAQIKPDMIDKIELITNPGVKYDADVSGVINIVLRKEARYGMSGSLQVPIPSPEKIVAEPNGNIEYGNQNFRFYIGDQMHFERFHGTEELTTAVDDVNGLPYNFTKTGKGVNSWQNNYMNYGVDWFINEKSSLNFLGEWRNWKGVANDYNYDSKIFVDNNPTQFLKTKKDGLTRSDNYYFSLYYNRKLKKEGDEFKAEIYYNHETGRDRNKYSELYIDPIDEITQTGRIDRVDLTQNLRNNGELKLDLSFSLKNLRNEVGVRSYAAKMDNDFTKSYTIEEISDVNLDQFSYTETRQTAYYNLSGKIKKLSWQAGLRGEYTWLDINSQAKTDYTVLLPQFSLNQSLNKEQNLKFTYRKQIFRPGIGSLNPFETWTDSLHVRVGNPKLDPAIENRFELAYSKNFKSNFISPKVYLRYTTNGIQDNTVITDEGVTMITQDNVGKNMEYGLGLNGAFQVMKRWRLNANVTVFNQLFRTDEAVAGHSKEEMVSCRFNVSNIVTLPKDYTLFMFANYGSRSISYQREFTRDLLVLFGAEKKFNDKWKADVLYNPFINNFMYQKVETKTPGYYETWEGHVKVNQLFCFSVTYSFNRGNKISKINRAVEYERNEGKGGL; this is encoded by the coding sequence ATGAAAAAGTCTGTACTTACAAATATTCCAACAACCCTTTTTATTGTATGTATATTCTTCCTGTCGGCCTTTAAAAGTGAAACCGACAGCGGTACCATTACCGGTAAACTGGTAAGCGACAGTGTTTCAACGCCTGTTTCTTTTGCGTCCGTTGCTTTGCTGAATTCTGATTCAAGTCTGGTAACCGGTGTAATTACCGACGATCAGGGAAGATTCCAGTTTACCAATCTTCCTTATGGCAAATATCATGTTAAAGTATCCTTCGTTGGATATCAAACGGTAAGTGTCAAAGATATTGAAGTCACCCGGCAGAATAAAGTAGTCGATTTAAAAGAAGTAAAGATGGACGAATCGGTGAAATCCATTGATGCTGCAGTTGTTGTCGGCCAGCGGCTCAAGGGCGAAGAAAAAGTGGACAAGACGGTTTTTACACTTAACGATGATATCCGGAAAGCGTCCACCACGGCCATTGATGCACTGAAGCATATTCCCTCGGTATCGGTAGACTTCCAGAACAATGTTTCGCTTGAAGGACAGAGCAACATCCAGTTTTATGTTGACGGTGTGCTGAGGACAAAGGAATATGTTGCCCAGATCAAGCCGGACATGATTGATAAAATCGAATTGATTACCAACCCGGGTGTAAAATATGACGCCGATGTTTCGGGTGTTATTAATATCGTGTTGCGCAAAGAAGCACGTTATGGAATGAGCGGTTCCCTCCAGGTTCCCATTCCCAGCCCTGAAAAAATTGTGGCTGAGCCTAATGGTAACATTGAATACGGTAATCAGAATTTCAGGTTCTATATCGGAGACCAGATGCACTTTGAACGTTTCCATGGCACTGAAGAACTTACAACTGCCGTTGATGATGTGAACGGACTCCCTTACAACTTTACAAAAACAGGTAAAGGGGTTAACAGCTGGCAGAACAACTATATGAACTACGGAGTTGACTGGTTCATCAATGAGAAGTCATCACTGAATTTCCTGGGTGAATGGAGAAACTGGAAAGGCGTGGCCAATGATTACAACTACGACAGCAAGATTTTTGTGGATAACAATCCGACACAATTCCTGAAAACGAAAAAGGATGGGCTTACAAGGAGCGATAACTATTACTTCTCGTTATACTATAACAGGAAGCTGAAAAAAGAAGGCGATGAGTTCAAGGCCGAAATATATTACAATCACGAAACCGGCCGCGACCGCAATAAATACTCCGAATTATACATTGACCCGATTGATGAGATAACTCAAACAGGAAGGATTGACAGGGTTGATCTTACACAGAACCTCAGGAATAACGGCGAATTAAAACTTGACCTGTCGTTTTCACTAAAGAATCTTAGAAATGAAGTCGGAGTAAGATCGTATGCAGCCAAAATGGACAATGATTTTACCAAATCCTATACAATCGAAGAAATTTCGGATGTGAATCTTGACCAGTTCAGCTATACAGAAACCAGGCAGACTGCCTACTATAACCTTTCGGGAAAAATTAAAAAACTTTCGTGGCAGGCAGGTTTGAGGGGAGAATATACATGGCTTGATATCAATTCACAGGCTAAAACCGATTACACTGTACTTTTACCCCAGTTCAGCCTGAATCAGAGTTTGAACAAAGAGCAGAATTTGAAATTCACCTACCGCAAGCAGATATTCCGCCCCGGTATCGGCAGCCTGAATCCCTTTGAAACATGGACCGATTCACTTCACGTAAGGGTAGGGAATCCGAAACTTGATCCGGCTATTGAGAACCGCTTCGAACTGGCTTATTCAAAGAATTTCAAATCGAATTTCATATCACCTAAGGTATACCTGCGGTACACTACAAATGGCATACAGGACAATACCGTGATAACTGATGAAGGAGTTACAATGATCACACAGGACAATGTAGGCAAAAACATGGAATACGGTCTGGGCTTAAATGGTGCCTTCCAGGTTATGAAACGCTGGAGACTCAATGCCAATGTTACAGTATTCAACCAGTTATTCCGCACAGACGAAGCTGTTGCCGGTCACAGTAAGGAAGAAATGGTAAGCTGCCGCTTCAATGTAAGCAACATTGTAACCCTGCCGAAGGACTACACCCTGTTCATGTTCGCAAACTATGGAAGCAGGAGCATCAGTTATCAGCGTGAATTCACAAGGGATCTGCTTGTACTGTTCGGTGCAGAAAAGAAATTCAATGACAAATGGAAGGCAGATGTATTATACAATCCGTTCATCAACAACTTCATGTACCAGAAGGTCGAAACTAAAACCCCGGGTTATTATGAAACATGGGAAGGACACGTAAAGGTTAACCAGCTGTTCTGTTTCTCGGTTACCTACAGCTTCAACAGGGGTAATAAGATCAGCAAGATCAACAGGGCTGTTGAATACGAAAGAAATGAAGGAAAAGGCGGATTATAA
- a CDS encoding C-GCAxxG-C-C family protein yields the protein MNNLQTEAITNFRSGLNCAQSVIGVYSEKYGIDKSTAFMMSCGFGAGMGRLQETCGAVTGSFMAIGLHICRKVSDNKERKEQSYALIREFDRRFKELHGTCRCADLLNLDLRTPEGQHEFHEKNMHETICEKCIEDAVKIVENLIMS from the coding sequence ATGAACAATTTACAAACAGAAGCCATCACCAATTTCCGCTCCGGACTCAACTGTGCCCAGTCAGTAATAGGCGTATACAGCGAAAAATACGGAATCGACAAAAGCACGGCTTTTATGATGTCATGCGGCTTTGGCGCAGGAATGGGACGTTTGCAGGAGACCTGCGGCGCTGTCACCGGATCTTTTATGGCCATCGGACTTCATATTTGCCGGAAGGTTTCCGATAACAAAGAACGGAAAGAACAATCTTATGCGCTGATCCGTGAATTCGACAGGCGTTTCAAAGAGCTTCACGGCACCTGCCGCTGCGCTGACCTGCTCAACCTCGACCTGAGAACACCTGAAGGCCAGCACGAGTTCCATGAAAAGAACATGCATGAAACCATCTGTGAAAAGTGTATTGAGGACGCGGTAAAGATTGTAGAAAATCTGATAATGAGTTAA
- a CDS encoding ABC-F family ATP-binding cassette domain-containing protein: MISVDQLSVSFGGSFLFNRISFMVNSHDKIGLVGRNGAGKTTLLKVFMGLQQADEGKVTIPPGIRLGYLPQQMVITDDKTLIDEAGSAFDEILILENEIKELNHQITVRTDYESQDYIDLIEQLSDKTERFHLLEGDNRNQRIEQVLMGLGFSRFDFKRHTREFSGGWRMRIELAKILLKMPDAVLLDEPTNHLDIDSIQWLEAFLHDYHGAVLLISHDRVFLDRVTDRTVEISLGQIYDYRVPYSKYVELRKERREQQTAAYNNQQKLINDTRDFIERFRYKPTKSVQVQSRIKMLEKLEIIEIDDEDTSSINIKFPPSPRSGNIVVDIKELSMSYGHHNVLNSVDLTVHRGEKVAFVGRNGEGKTTLSKIIAGELPFQGSLKIGHNVMPGYFAQNQDELLDGNRTVLETLDEVAVGDIRTKIRDILGAFLFRGEDVDKKVKVLSGGERSRLAMARLLLEPCNLLVLDEPTNHLDMRSKDILKKALLAYDGTLIAVSHDREFLDGLVTKVFEFRNKKIREHLGGIYEFLEKRRISTLSELERKGKPESASGNQDGSARQSFFDKKEYDRELRKIENRILKVESVIAGFEEQIAKTESIIANPESNPAQVQAPDFYSNYEKLRSDLNGQMEIWEQLQIELEQFKNKRI, translated from the coding sequence ATGATATCAGTAGATCAACTCAGTGTTTCTTTCGGTGGCAGTTTCCTGTTCAACAGGATTTCTTTCATGGTGAACAGCCATGATAAAATCGGGCTTGTGGGGCGGAACGGGGCAGGAAAAACCACATTGCTGAAGGTCTTTATGGGACTTCAGCAGGCGGATGAAGGCAAAGTCACCATACCCCCGGGAATCCGGCTTGGCTATTTGCCGCAGCAAATGGTAATTACCGATGATAAAACCCTGATTGATGAAGCAGGCAGTGCTTTTGATGAAATCCTGATACTTGAAAACGAAATCAAGGAACTGAATCATCAGATCACAGTGCGCACTGATTATGAATCGCAGGATTATATCGATCTGATTGAACAGCTTTCTGATAAAACGGAACGTTTTCACTTACTCGAGGGCGACAACCGCAACCAGCGAATCGAACAGGTGCTTATGGGTCTTGGATTCAGCAGGTTCGATTTTAAACGCCACACTCGAGAATTCAGCGGCGGATGGCGTATGCGTATTGAGCTGGCCAAAATACTGCTGAAAATGCCGGACGCAGTCCTTCTCGACGAGCCTACCAATCACCTGGATATTGATTCAATCCAGTGGCTTGAGGCCTTTCTGCATGACTACCACGGGGCTGTGTTACTGATTTCGCACGACAGGGTGTTTCTCGACAGGGTAACTGACAGGACTGTGGAAATTTCACTCGGGCAGATATATGATTACCGGGTCCCCTATTCGAAATATGTGGAACTCAGGAAAGAAAGGCGGGAACAACAAACAGCGGCTTATAACAACCAGCAGAAACTCATCAACGATACCCGCGATTTCATAGAACGTTTCCGGTACAAGCCCACTAAGTCGGTACAGGTTCAGTCGCGCATCAAAATGCTTGAGAAGCTTGAAATCATTGAAATTGATGATGAAGACACATCATCCATTAATATTAAGTTTCCTCCTTCACCACGCTCCGGCAATATTGTAGTGGATATAAAAGAACTTTCAATGAGCTACGGGCATCACAACGTGTTGAATTCAGTTGACCTTACGGTACACCGTGGCGAAAAAGTGGCTTTCGTGGGAAGGAACGGTGAGGGAAAAACAACCCTTTCGAAAATTATTGCCGGTGAACTGCCTTTCCAGGGTTCACTGAAGATCGGGCACAATGTAATGCCCGGTTATTTCGCCCAAAACCAGGATGAATTGCTCGATGGCAACAGGACGGTTCTTGAAACCCTTGATGAAGTGGCTGTGGGCGATATCCGGACCAAAATCCGCGATATCCTGGGTGCATTCCTGTTCCGTGGTGAAGATGTGGATAAAAAAGTGAAAGTGCTTTCAGGGGGCGAACGGTCGCGACTCGCCATGGCGCGCCTTTTACTGGAGCCATGCAATTTGCTGGTGCTTGACGAGCCCACCAATCACCTCGATATGCGTTCAAAAGATATACTTAAAAAAGCATTGCTTGCATATGATGGCACGCTGATTGCAGTATCGCATGATCGTGAGTTCCTTGACGGATTGGTAACGAAAGTTTTTGAATTCAGGAATAAAAAAATCAGGGAACACCTTGGCGGCATTTACGAATTCCTTGAAAAAAGAAGGATCAGCACTCTTTCTGAACTTGAACGAAAGGGAAAGCCTGAATCAGCTTCCGGCAACCAGGACGGATCAGCCAGACAGTCATTCTTTGATAAGAAGGAGTATGACAGGGAATTGCGAAAGATTGAGAACCGGATTCTTAAGGTTGAATCGGTAATTGCAGGTTTTGAAGAACAGATAGCAAAAACTGAGTCGATTATTGCCAATCCGGAATCCAATCCTGCACAGGTACAAGCACCTGATTTCTATTCAAATTATGAAAAACTGAGATCCGATTTAAATGGACAGATGGAAATATGGGAACAGCTGCAGATTGAACTGGAACAATTTAAAAATAAAAGAATTTAA
- a CDS encoding dipeptidase has protein sequence MQNLRIRKALFLPVFLLFLTYPVIAQNEKARLVHHKACVIDTHTDTPMQLLDGCDLAVRHEAPDYRVDFPRLREGDVDAIFFGVFTGQKKRTPENYDEAYKMANRMIDSTKKAVSLNRGTVEMAYSVKDIAHISGQDKTAILLGMENGFPLEKNISRVEEFFKKGIRYITLCHTTGNDICSSSTDEGTDNGLSDFGVQVVKEMNRLGMVIDVSHISDKAFYDVLAITKAPVIASHSSVRALCNHPRNMSDDMIKALAKNGGVIQICILGDYIVPGDTTSINHLKHQELRKKFHNWQFIDDKERAKAWREYDSIDRAFPPVLPYITDAVNHIDHVVKLVGTDYVGIGSDFDGGGGLADCRDVADFPKITEELLRRGYSQKDIDKIWGGNFLRVFKEVEKAKAGN, from the coding sequence ATGCAAAATTTACGGATTCGGAAAGCTCTGTTCCTGCCTGTATTCTTGCTGTTTTTAACCTACCCTGTTATTGCCCAGAACGAAAAAGCAAGGCTTGTCCATCATAAAGCCTGTGTTATTGATACACACACCGACACTCCTATGCAACTCCTTGACGGGTGCGACCTGGCTGTAAGGCACGAGGCACCTGACTACCGGGTGGATTTTCCGCGATTGCGTGAAGGTGATGTGGATGCGATCTTTTTCGGTGTTTTCACGGGACAAAAAAAGCGAACGCCTGAAAATTACGATGAGGCCTACAAAATGGCCAACCGCATGATCGATTCCACTAAAAAAGCGGTTTCTTTAAATAGAGGAACCGTTGAGATGGCCTATTCGGTTAAAGATATTGCGCACATCTCCGGTCAGGACAAAACCGCTATCCTGTTAGGCATGGAAAACGGTTTCCCGCTTGAAAAAAACATATCGCGGGTGGAGGAATTCTTTAAAAAAGGAATCCGTTACATCACGCTGTGTCATACAACGGGTAATGATATCTGCAGTTCTTCAACGGATGAAGGAACAGATAACGGGCTGAGTGATTTTGGCGTACAGGTTGTGAAGGAAATGAACAGGCTGGGTATGGTCATTGATGTTTCGCATATTTCAGACAAGGCATTTTACGATGTGCTTGCCATTACAAAAGCCCCGGTTATAGCGTCGCATTCAAGCGTGAGGGCATTATGCAACCACCCCAGGAATATGTCGGATGACATGATCAAAGCACTGGCAAAAAACGGCGGGGTCATTCAAATCTGTATCCTGGGCGATTACATTGTGCCGGGGGATACCACATCGATAAATCACCTGAAGCACCAGGAACTCAGGAAAAAATTCCATAACTGGCAATTTATAGATGATAAGGAACGGGCCAAGGCCTGGCGCGAGTATGATTCGATTGACCGGGCATTTCCCCCCGTGCTTCCTTATATTACCGACGCGGTGAACCATATTGACCATGTAGTAAAACTGGTAGGGACTGACTATGTGGGTATTGGCAGCGATTTTGACGGCGGTGGCGGACTTGCCGACTGCAGAGATGTCGCCGATTTTCCGAAAATCACTGAAGAATTACTCCGGCGCGGTTACTCACAGAAAGACATCGATAAGATTTGGGGAGGGAATTTTCTGAGGGTATTTAAGGAAGTGGAGAAAGCAAAGGCAGGTAACTGA
- the asnA gene encoding aspartate--ammonia ligase, with amino-acid sequence MSKPLIVPPKYKSYLDLNQTEKGIKLVKDTFQQQLSAELNLRRVTAPLFVLKGTGINDDLNGTERKVAFPIKDLGDASAEVVNSLAKWKRMALADYCIPYGNGIYTDMNAIRPDEEFSNIHSLYVDQWDWERVISQKDRNVNFLKYIVRKIYEVLKRTEYVVFENYNNIKPFLPQEITFFHSEELLEQYPNLGPREREYEAVKKYGAIFVIGIGGMLANGEQHDGRAPDYDDWTTETLNGYRGLNGDIILWNPVLETAFEVSSMGIRVDRDSLLKQLEITHSKERAELLFHKRLINNDLPLSIGGGIGQSRICMFYLRKAHIGEVQASIWPNELIEQCRKNNIFLL; translated from the coding sequence ATGAGCAAACCATTGATTGTCCCTCCGAAGTATAAGAGCTATCTCGACCTCAATCAGACCGAAAAAGGCATTAAGCTTGTTAAAGATACTTTTCAGCAACAGCTTTCTGCTGAGTTGAATTTACGCAGGGTGACAGCTCCGTTATTTGTGTTGAAAGGAACCGGAATCAATGATGACCTGAATGGTACAGAACGCAAGGTTGCTTTTCCTATAAAAGACCTGGGGGACGCCAGTGCCGAAGTGGTGAATTCACTTGCCAAATGGAAAAGAATGGCCCTGGCCGATTATTGTATTCCTTACGGAAACGGTATTTACACCGATATGAATGCCATCAGGCCCGATGAAGAGTTCAGCAACATTCATTCGTTATATGTGGACCAGTGGGACTGGGAAAGGGTGATTTCACAGAAGGACAGGAATGTGAATTTCCTCAAATACATCGTCCGCAAGATATATGAAGTGCTCAAAAGGACCGAATACGTTGTTTTTGAGAATTATAATAACATCAAACCCTTCTTACCCCAGGAAATTACTTTCTTTCATTCAGAGGAACTTCTTGAACAGTATCCGAACCTGGGTCCCAGGGAACGCGAATATGAAGCCGTTAAAAAGTACGGTGCCATTTTTGTTATCGGCATAGGCGGAATGCTTGCAAACGGTGAACAGCACGATGGCCGTGCTCCCGATTATGACGATTGGACTACGGAAACTTTAAACGGATACCGCGGACTGAACGGTGATATTATTCTCTGGAACCCGGTACTTGAAACGGCTTTTGAGGTTTCGTCCATGGGAATCCGGGTCGACAGGGATTCCCTGCTTAAACAGCTTGAAATAACCCATTCAAAAGAAAGAGCCGAACTCCTGTTTCACAAACGATTGATCAATAATGACCTGCCTTTGTCAATCGGAGGCGGTATCGGCCAGTCAAGGATATGTATGTTTTATCTCCGCAAGGCCCATATCGGCGAAGTTCAGGCCAGCATCTGGCCCAATGAATTAATTGAGCAGTGCCGAAAGAATAACATATTCCTTTTGTAG
- a CDS encoding GWxTD domain-containing protein, whose protein sequence is MNRIVIYIFCLLIIPVGCRSPKSLVKPSVINLSNMYNPTNTRLHPAFAIYNDTPATSLLLIKIFPAELLYSGTIEPNKLLGQVGISYVLTDITNKEQPVIADSGKTTLTFLRENADKRYQTQLPINTDAGKQYQLAVTARDLVRRSESLTYLYIDKSQPYSAQNFLIMNPEDRLPQYDPYVIGNRTIKLDYSFEGYDKVFVSYYGKEIPLPKPSFSLNQEKEYFDRPDSVWVLPLSKNVQYQLNYQGVYYFQPDTTIKAGLTLMNFGESYPRVQQVTQLIEPLAYLATSVEYESLKKATNQKLAIDNFWLEKAGNIEKARELIRVYYNRVYFANYYFTSFKPGWKTDRGMIFIIYGPPQAVKETPTQEKWIYYKNNYSTTVTFTFDHVPSAYAYDNYVLQRSDSYDTYWRAAVDTWRRGNIYLIE, encoded by the coding sequence ATGAACCGAATAGTCATCTATATATTTTGCCTGTTAATCATACCGGTAGGCTGCCGTTCACCCAAATCACTGGTGAAACCGAGCGTTATCAACCTTTCAAATATGTACAATCCTACCAATACCCGACTTCATCCCGCTTTTGCCATATATAATGATACTCCTGCCACCTCCCTTCTTCTGATTAAAATATTCCCTGCTGAATTGTTGTATTCAGGAACTATTGAACCCAACAAACTTTTAGGCCAGGTGGGCATAAGCTATGTGCTCACTGATATTACCAATAAAGAACAGCCTGTTATTGCGGATTCGGGAAAAACAACTTTGACCTTTTTAAGGGAAAACGCCGATAAACGATATCAAACGCAGCTTCCGATTAATACTGATGCCGGAAAACAATACCAACTTGCTGTTACTGCCAGGGACCTTGTAAGGCGATCGGAAAGTCTGACTTACCTTTACATTGATAAATCACAACCTTACAGCGCACAGAATTTTCTTATCATGAACCCGGAAGACCGGCTGCCTCAATATGATCCTTATGTGATAGGCAACCGGACAATCAAACTGGATTACAGCTTTGAAGGGTACGACAAGGTATTTGTAAGCTATTACGGAAAGGAAATTCCACTTCCAAAGCCCTCTTTTTCATTGAACCAGGAAAAAGAATATTTTGACAGGCCTGACAGTGTGTGGGTGTTGCCACTCAGTAAAAATGTGCAATACCAGCTAAATTACCAGGGTGTTTATTATTTTCAGCCGGATACTACTATAAAAGCAGGGCTCACCCTGATGAATTTCGGTGAAAGCTATCCCCGTGTGCAACAGGTTACACAACTGATAGAACCCCTCGCCTACCTTGCTACTTCGGTGGAATATGAGTCGTTAAAAAAAGCCACCAACCAGAAACTTGCAATTGACAATTTCTGGCTTGAAAAGGCCGGAAATATTGAAAAGGCCCGCGAACTTATCCGGGTATATTATAACAGGGTGTATTTTGCCAACTATTATTTTACATCATTTAAACCGGGATGGAAGACTGACAGAGGAATGATCTTCATTATCTACGGACCTCCGCAAGCGGTTAAGGAAACTCCCACACAGGAAAAGTGGATCTATTATAAAAATAATTATAGCACCACTGTCACATTCACATTTGATCATGTACCTTCTGCTTATGCTTACGATAATTATGTACTGCAACGCTCCGACAGTTACGATACCTATTGGCGTGCCGCAGTGGATACGTGGAGGAGGGGGAATATTTACCTGATTGAGTGA
- a CDS encoding 2-dehydropantoate 2-reductase → MKTAIIGTGGVGGYFGGKIAQAGNEVVFIARGEQLKALRQKGLRVKSPLGDFEVPSVHATDDVIEAGNADLIILGVKAWQVSGIAAQLRNHIRKETIILPLQNGILVNDELAAELGTSHAVGGLCRIFAKIESPGVIVHTGVEPSLIFGETDNAITERVLKIEKLLTGSGIKARISEDIQAELWKKFINICASGLLAVTRSTYGEIREMKETRTMMIDLFEEIWNLSQKAGVHVEHEFVAKTVAFIDSFDYTATSSLTRDVWEGKPSEIEYQNGTVVRLGEKYGVPTPINRFIYNCILPMEKKARKFANLPM, encoded by the coding sequence ATGAAAACTGCCATTATCGGAACGGGGGGAGTAGGAGGTTATTTTGGAGGAAAAATCGCACAGGCGGGGAATGAAGTAGTGTTTATTGCAAGGGGAGAACAGCTGAAAGCCCTCAGGCAAAAGGGACTCAGGGTTAAAAGTCCCTTAGGAGATTTTGAAGTTCCTTCCGTACATGCAACCGACGATGTTATCGAGGCGGGGAACGCCGATCTCATCATCCTGGGTGTTAAAGCGTGGCAGGTGAGCGGTATTGCCGCACAGCTCAGAAATCATATCAGAAAAGAAACTATCATTTTGCCACTCCAGAACGGCATACTTGTGAATGATGAACTGGCCGCGGAACTGGGTACTTCCCATGCGGTAGGAGGACTTTGCCGCATCTTCGCCAAAATTGAATCACCCGGTGTGATTGTTCATACCGGTGTTGAACCTTCACTTATTTTCGGAGAAACAGACAATGCAATAACGGAAAGGGTGTTGAAAATTGAAAAGTTGCTTACCGGTTCCGGAATCAAAGCCAGGATTTCAGAGGATATACAGGCTGAATTGTGGAAAAAGTTCATCAACATATGTGCAAGCGGACTGCTTGCCGTAACCCGCTCCACATACGGCGAAATCAGGGAAATGAAGGAGACCCGCACCATGATGATTGACCTGTTCGAAGAGATCTGGAATCTGTCGCAAAAAGCCGGTGTTCATGTGGAGCACGAATTTGTTGCAAAAACAGTGGCATTCATTGATTCATTTGATTATACCGCCACGTCATCACTCACTCGTGATGTCTGGGAAGGCAAACCATCTGAAATAGAATACCAGAACGGAACTGTGGTTCGCCTCGGTGAGAAATACGGTGTCCCAACTCCAATTAACCGGTTTATTTATAATTGCATATTGCCGATGGAAAAAAAAGCAAGAAAATTTGCCAATTTGCCAATGTGA
- the rlmB gene encoding 23S rRNA (guanosine(2251)-2'-O)-methyltransferase RlmB, with protein sequence MKHKETILFGIHPVLEAVRSGRQIDKVLLKQGFRNEITPGLLPALREQNIPVQYVPLEKLNRITTKNHQGIIALISEIEYTDIEKLVPMLFEQGTVPALVMLDGVTDVRNLGGIARSAECAGFQGMIIPSKGSAQINADAIKTSAGALNSLPVCRVNNLQETMKYLRDSGFTAIASTEKAEKSLYDADFSQPVLVILGAEDTGIDPKLLKQADMLVKIPMRGTIQSLNVSAAAAVVFFEMVRQRK encoded by the coding sequence GTGAAACACAAAGAAACCATTCTATTCGGGATTCACCCGGTTCTGGAAGCAGTCCGTTCCGGAAGGCAGATTGATAAAGTATTACTGAAACAGGGGTTCAGGAATGAAATAACACCTGGTCTTCTACCCGCGTTGCGGGAACAGAATATCCCGGTTCAATATGTACCGCTTGAAAAGCTGAACCGGATTACAACCAAAAATCACCAGGGGATTATTGCCCTGATCTCCGAAATTGAATACACCGATATTGAGAAACTGGTACCCATGCTTTTTGAACAGGGAACTGTTCCTGCCCTTGTGATGCTCGATGGTGTAACCGATGTGAGAAATCTTGGAGGCATCGCCCGAAGTGCCGAATGTGCCGGTTTTCAAGGAATGATCATTCCGTCGAAAGGATCGGCCCAGATCAATGCCGATGCCATTAAAACTTCGGCAGGTGCGTTGAATTCCCTGCCGGTCTGCAGGGTAAACAACCTGCAGGAGACCATGAAATACCTTCGTGACAGCGGGTTCACAGCTATTGCTTCCACTGAAAAAGCAGAAAAAAGTCTGTATGATGCCGATTTCAGCCAGCCTGTACTTGTGATTCTCGGCGCCGAAGATACCGGTATTGATCCTAAACTGCTAAAGCAGGCCGATATGCTCGTAAAAATACCGATGAGGGGAACCATTCAATCGCTAAATGTTAGCGCTGCCGCGGCAGTGGTGTTTTTTGAGATGGTGAGGCAGAGAAAGTGA
- a CDS encoding NADPH-dependent FMN reductase, with protein MPRIIVLSSSVRKGRNSHRVALFFRNFLTERKGIEAEIIDLAEYRFPLFEERLQYLESPGTDILEFAGKIRNADGILIVTPEYNGGYPAALKNVIDLLTNEWKRKPVAISTVSDGSFGGTQVITSLQFSLWKIKAWTVPAMFPVPNTDKTFNEKGIPVDAERTLKRAEVFVNELLWCIEAKNCMQNR; from the coding sequence ATGCCGCGAATTATTGTATTGTCATCCAGCGTAAGGAAAGGCAGAAACAGCCATAGGGTAGCTCTTTTTTTCAGAAATTTCCTGACAGAAAGAAAAGGGATCGAAGCAGAGATTATTGACCTTGCAGAATACAGGTTCCCGCTCTTCGAAGAAAGACTGCAATACCTGGAGTCGCCGGGTACCGACATTCTTGAATTTGCTGGAAAAATCCGGAATGCCGATGGCATCCTTATCGTTACCCCTGAATATAACGGAGGATATCCGGCAGCACTAAAAAATGTAATAGACCTGCTTACCAATGAATGGAAACGAAAGCCGGTAGCCATCAGCACCGTGTCGGACGGCAGTTTTGGCGGCACCCAGGTCATCACATCGTTGCAGTTTTCCTTATGGAAAATAAAGGCATGGACAGTTCCGGCCATGTTCCCTGTTCCGAATACGGATAAAACTTTTAATGAAAAAGGCATACCTGTTGATGCTGAAAGAACGCTGAAACGCGCAGAAGTCTTTGTAAATGAGTTATTATGGTGCATTGAGGCTAAAAATTGTATGCAAAACCGGTGA